From a region of the Terriglobales bacterium genome:
- a CDS encoding cold shock domain-containing protein produces MARIRGKVKWFNNAKGYGFIGRSDGPDVFVHFSAIITEGYKSLQEGDDVEFEIIQGEKGPQADKVAKVAPGS; encoded by the coding sequence GTGGCACGCATCAGGGGCAAGGTGAAGTGGTTCAATAACGCCAAGGGGTATGGCTTTATCGGGCGCAGCGACGGCCCGGACGTCTTCGTGCATTTCAGTGCCATCATCACCGAGGGCTACAAGAGCCTGCAAGAAGGCGACGACGTGGAGTTCGAGATCATCCAGGGTGAAAAAGGTCCGCAGGCCGATAAGGTAGCCAAGGTCGCTCCCGGGTCGTAA
- a CDS encoding dipeptidase yields the protein MASPAVAYARDNQQRFLDELKDLIRIPSVSTAPEHKDDVQRAARFIADEMKRIGLEHVEIISTPQHPLVYADWLHAPGKPTVVCYGHYDVQPPDPLEEWKSPPFEPTVRNGNLYARGAVDDKGQMYMHLKALEALMKTGGGKLPLNVRMIIEGEEEVGGESIAEFVRKHPERLKADVALVSDTEMFAPDLPTLCVGLRGLVYTEIEAQGAMVDLHSGMYGGAAPNPLEALARILCKLKDENGRILIPGFYDAVKQPTAEELAAWEKLPFDEEAYRKAEVGSSVLTGEPGYSVLYRTWARPTLEVHGMPGGFTAAGAKTVIPARAAAKVSMRLVPDQDPNDIWNKYGKYVRSIVPKGIQVNIKKHSAGPASLVRTDNHYVRAATDAMKEVFGKETVYMRSGGSIPIVSDFEEFLKIPTVMMGFGLPDDNIHAPNEKFHIPNFYRGIESIIRFLQKL from the coding sequence ATGGCCTCTCCCGCCGTTGCCTACGCCCGCGACAACCAGCAGAGATTCTTGGATGAACTGAAGGACCTGATCCGTATCCCCAGCGTCAGCACGGCGCCCGAGCACAAGGACGACGTCCAACGCGCGGCGCGCTTCATAGCGGACGAGATGAAGCGCATCGGCCTGGAGCACGTCGAAATCATTTCGACTCCCCAACATCCGCTGGTGTACGCCGACTGGCTGCATGCGCCCGGCAAGCCCACCGTGGTTTGCTACGGGCACTACGACGTGCAACCTCCGGACCCGCTGGAGGAGTGGAAATCGCCCCCGTTCGAGCCCACGGTGCGCAACGGAAACCTCTATGCGCGCGGCGCGGTGGACGACAAGGGCCAGATGTACATGCACCTGAAGGCGCTGGAAGCATTGATGAAGACCGGCGGCGGAAAGCTGCCGTTGAACGTGCGCATGATCATCGAAGGCGAGGAGGAGGTGGGGGGCGAGTCGATCGCCGAGTTCGTCCGCAAGCACCCCGAGCGCCTGAAGGCGGATGTTGCCCTGGTCTCCGACACCGAGATGTTCGCGCCCGATCTGCCCACGCTGTGCGTCGGACTGCGCGGACTGGTCTACACGGAGATCGAAGCGCAGGGCGCCATGGTCGATCTGCACTCCGGCATGTACGGCGGGGCCGCTCCCAATCCGCTCGAAGCGCTGGCGCGCATCCTCTGCAAGCTGAAGGATGAGAATGGGCGAATCCTGATACCCGGCTTTTACGATGCGGTGAAGCAACCTACCGCTGAGGAGCTGGCGGCTTGGGAAAAGCTCCCCTTCGATGAAGAAGCTTATCGAAAGGCGGAAGTGGGCTCCTCCGTGTTGACAGGAGAGCCGGGATATTCCGTGCTGTACCGCACTTGGGCCCGGCCCACCCTGGAAGTGCATGGCATGCCCGGAGGCTTCACCGCGGCCGGCGCCAAGACGGTGATTCCTGCGCGCGCTGCGGCCAAGGTCTCCATGCGCCTGGTGCCCGACCAGGATCCTAACGACATATGGAACAAGTACGGGAAATACGTGCGCTCCATCGTGCCCAAAGGCATCCAGGTCAACATCAAGAAGCATTCGGCCGGGCCCGCCAGCTTGGTGCGCACCGATAACCACTATGTACGAGCCGCCACCGACGCCATGAAGGAGGTCTTCGGCAAGGAGACGGTGTACATGCGTAGCGGGGGCTCTATCCCCATCGTCTCTGACTTCGAGGAGTTCCTGAAGATCCCCACGGTGATGATGGGCTTTGGCCTGCCCGACGACAACATTCATGCGCCCAACGAGAAGTTCCACATACCGAACTTCTACCGGGGCATCGAGTCCATTATCCGGTTCCTGCAGAAGCTGTGA
- the polX gene encoding DNA polymerase/3'-5' exonuclease PolX, translated as MPLDNPSIAAILDETADLMEIHGEDSFRVRSYRRAAESISSHPQAIVDLISDPKQVLEIPGIGKSMLEHLKEILKTGRLKTREDLLKKYRPTILELLNIQGLGPKTIALIWDAYQVCDVDGVEKLAREGKLRVLPRLGEKHEAKILKAIGDYRRVSGRFLIEEADHTAQKLVAHLAGTPGIEAVTPAGSLRRGRETVGDLDLLITHRAKPSQKQLDAIAERVTSFPGIAQVLARGENKISFKLRSGMQVDVRLLPPESHGAALLYFTGSKAHNILLRQRALKMGYTLNEYSLAKLKGEKPVAGRTEEEIYAKLELDYIPPEMREATGEIELAEQHELPRLVELNDIRGDVHMHTVETDGKNTIEEMIEAARARGYQYMAITDHSKNLAMANGLDDKRAEAHIRRIRAAGKKYDDIRVLAGIEVDILADGDLDLSDSVLQQMDVVIASVHSHFNQEPARMTDRLLRAIENPNTSILGHPTGRLLLRRDSYQFDMEAVFRAAAKRDVAMELNAYPERLDLCDVHLRLARKHGLKVVINTDSHHTSHLEKMQYGVLQARRAWLTPQDVLNTLPAEKFAAAMKEAA; from the coding sequence ATGCCGCTGGACAACCCGAGCATCGCCGCCATCCTGGATGAGACGGCCGACCTGATGGAGATCCACGGCGAAGATTCCTTCCGCGTGCGCTCCTACCGGCGCGCGGCGGAGTCAATCAGCAGCCACCCACAGGCCATCGTTGATCTCATTTCGGACCCCAAGCAGGTGCTGGAGATCCCCGGCATCGGCAAGAGCATGCTCGAGCACCTGAAGGAGATACTGAAGACCGGCCGCCTGAAGACGCGCGAAGACCTGCTGAAAAAGTACCGGCCCACCATCCTTGAACTGCTGAACATCCAGGGCCTCGGTCCGAAGACGATTGCGCTGATCTGGGACGCCTATCAGGTGTGCGACGTGGACGGGGTGGAGAAACTGGCGCGGGAAGGCAAGCTGCGCGTGCTGCCCCGCCTGGGAGAAAAGCACGAAGCGAAGATCCTTAAGGCCATCGGGGATTACCGGCGCGTTTCCGGGCGCTTCCTCATCGAGGAAGCCGACCACACCGCGCAGAAGCTGGTGGCGCACCTTGCCGGCACACCGGGCATCGAGGCGGTGACCCCCGCGGGTTCGCTGCGACGCGGGCGCGAGACCGTGGGCGACCTCGACCTGCTGATCACGCACCGCGCCAAGCCCAGCCAGAAGCAGCTCGATGCCATCGCGGAGAGGGTGACGTCATTCCCCGGCATCGCGCAGGTCCTGGCGCGCGGCGAGAACAAGATCTCCTTCAAGCTGCGCAGCGGCATGCAGGTGGATGTGCGCCTGCTTCCGCCCGAGTCGCACGGTGCGGCGTTGCTCTATTTCACCGGATCGAAGGCCCACAACATCCTGCTGCGGCAGCGGGCTCTCAAGATGGGCTACACGCTGAACGAGTATTCGCTCGCCAAGCTGAAAGGCGAAAAGCCGGTCGCCGGCCGCACAGAAGAAGAAATCTACGCCAAGCTGGAGCTCGACTACATCCCGCCGGAAATGCGCGAAGCCACGGGCGAGATTGAGCTGGCGGAGCAGCATGAACTGCCCCGGCTGGTGGAACTGAACGACATCCGCGGCGACGTGCACATGCATACCGTCGAGACCGACGGCAAGAACACGATCGAGGAGATGATCGAGGCGGCGCGGGCACGCGGCTACCAATACATGGCCATCACCGACCACTCCAAGAACCTGGCTATGGCCAACGGGCTGGACGACAAGCGGGCCGAAGCCCACATCCGCCGCATTCGCGCCGCAGGCAAGAAGTACGACGACATCCGCGTACTGGCCGGAATCGAGGTGGATATCCTCGCCGACGGCGACCTTGACCTCTCCGATTCCGTGTTGCAGCAGATGGACGTGGTCATTGCCAGCGTCCATTCCCACTTCAACCAGGAGCCGGCGCGCATGACCGACCGGCTGCTGCGGGCGATCGAGAATCCCAACACCTCCATCCTCGGGCATCCTACGGGACGCCTGCTGCTGCGCCGCGACAGCTATCAGTTCGACATGGAGGCGGTATTCCGGGCCGCCGCCAAGCGCGATGTGGCCATGGAGCTGAATGCGTATCCGGAGCGTCTCGACTTGTGCGACGTGCACTTGCGGCTGGCCCGGAAGCACGGGCTCAAAGTGGTGATCAACACCGACTCGCACCACACGTCGCACCTGGAGAAAATGCAGTATGGCGTGCTGCAGGCCCGCCGTGCCTGGCTGACGCCGCAGGACGTCCTCAACACGCTGCCGGCGGAGAAATTCGCCGCGGCCATGAAGGAAGCTGCATGA
- a CDS encoding Rossmann-like and DUF2520 domain-containing protein, whose protein sequence is MAHRPSIALVGPGNLGSALAVALRRTGYRIDEVIARDQPASRRRAQRLARRVGARAATFQTARLRAGLVWIAVTDDAIPSAVRTLARRADWKGKVALHSSGALSSDRLRPLRRRGASVGTLHPMMTFVPRTSPSLRDVPFAVEGDPSAVAIARRVARDLGGFVFPIRKRNKPLYHVYGSFSSPLVVVTLATAERIARAAGVPARSVRQAIAPIVRQTVENYLRHGAAAAFSGPVKRGDVGTVRRHLQALRRVRGAHAVYVALIGAALEVLPSGNKRGIKALLRQT, encoded by the coding sequence ATGGCTCACAGGCCCTCTATCGCGCTGGTCGGTCCCGGAAACCTGGGCTCGGCGCTCGCCGTAGCGCTGCGCCGGACCGGATACCGCATCGACGAAGTGATCGCGCGCGATCAGCCGGCCTCGCGCCGTCGTGCGCAGCGGCTGGCGCGTCGCGTGGGCGCCCGAGCAGCGACCTTCCAGACCGCGCGTCTCCGCGCCGGCCTAGTGTGGATCGCGGTCACCGATGACGCGATCCCCTCGGCGGTGCGTACCCTGGCGCGGCGGGCGGACTGGAAGGGAAAGGTCGCGCTGCATTCGAGCGGCGCTCTCTCCAGCGACCGGCTTCGGCCGCTTCGGCGGCGCGGCGCATCGGTCGGAACGCTGCATCCCATGATGACCTTCGTGCCGCGTACATCACCTTCGTTGCGTGACGTTCCTTTCGCCGTGGAGGGCGACCCCAGCGCGGTTGCGATAGCTCGCCGCGTGGCGCGCGATCTCGGCGGATTCGTCTTTCCTATCCGCAAGCGCAACAAGCCGCTCTACCACGTGTACGGCTCCTTCTCCTCGCCCCTGGTGGTGGTGACGCTGGCCACCGCGGAGCGCATCGCCCGGGCCGCGGGCGTGCCGGCAAGGTCCGTGCGCCAGGCGATTGCGCCCATCGTGCGCCAGACGGTGGAGAACTACCTGCGCCACGGCGCTGCCGCTGCCTTCTCCGGACCAGTGAAGCGTGGTGACGTGGGAACCGTCCGGCGACATCTGCAAGCGCTGCGCCGGGTCAGGGGTGCGCACGCGGTTTACGTAGCGTTGATCGGGGCCGCACTGGAAGTTTTGCCGTCCGGTAACAAGCGTGGAATCAAGGCGTTGCTTCGTCAGACCTGA
- a CDS encoding NUDIX hydrolase, which produces MATFKRTGAVQVRVVSSRSAYRGPVFHVTTDYVREPGGITARRDVVRHTGSVVIMPVRRRSGKTEVLLVRQYRHAAQQYLWELAAGRIDAGESEPAAARRELAEETGLKARRWTRVLRFYPSPGFLDETMALYLAEGLTHGQAKPEDDEVIEQRFWPLRRAVAMAMRGRIRDGKTIAGLLWLAQKKTR; this is translated from the coding sequence ATGGCAACGTTCAAAAGAACCGGCGCAGTACAGGTTCGCGTGGTTTCGTCCAGGAGCGCATATCGGGGGCCGGTGTTTCACGTCACCACCGACTATGTCCGCGAGCCCGGAGGGATCACCGCGCGTCGCGACGTGGTGCGGCATACGGGCTCGGTGGTGATCATGCCGGTGCGGCGGCGCAGCGGGAAGACGGAGGTGCTGCTGGTACGGCAGTATCGTCACGCTGCGCAACAGTATCTCTGGGAGTTGGCGGCCGGGCGAATCGATGCAGGCGAATCCGAACCGGCCGCGGCACGCCGTGAACTGGCCGAGGAGACCGGGCTTAAGGCACGCCGCTGGACGCGTGTCCTGCGCTTCTATCCCAGCCCCGGTTTTCTGGACGAGACCATGGCCCTCTACCTGGCTGAGGGCCTTACCCACGGGCAGGCCAAGCCGGAAGACGACGAGGTCATCGAGCAGCGCTTCTGGCCGCTGCGCAGGGCGGTCGCAATGGCCATGCGCGGCCGCATCCGCGACGGCAAGACCATAGCCGGCCTGCTGTGGCTGGCTCAAAAAAAGACCCGCTGA